In Fimbriimonadales bacterium, the following are encoded in one genomic region:
- a CDS encoding glycosyltransferase family 4 protein, which produces MRRTKEFVAEAVLAVVSTYVPRHCGIATFARDLVHAYYSVPKIRAKHGPIVAAISDHFGEFHYPKEVAYEIRKEVADDYRVAAEFLSRSHADVISIQHEYGIYGGADGELILELAHALRKPYTVTLHTVLSKPTPNQRRVLQELCDAATIVVTISKGAIPLLKDIYNIEVEKIVHIPHGAPDLPFTDPAYYQETLGLTGRWVLMTFGHLGPSKGIEMALHALAKLVKDIPDVTYLIVGATHPELLKREGEKYRESLIKLVEELNLQDHVQFVNRYLDDEELKQYIQGADIYISPYPGEEQISSGPLTYAVAAGKAIISTPYVAAKEMLSDNRGILTPFNDPDALAENLKTLIQDQLRRVRMRKAAYKYGRTLTWANIGKAYAALVNQIFQSGRAPARVFSFVGGKPAKIRWDYLKSLCDETGVFQHARYTIPDRSHGYTTDDNARTLIAGCHDYLLNGDSEIKELIPRTLSFLRYAYNPDNGRVRNFMSFERFWLEDMGSEDSHGRTVWATGYATAHAPKGYGQRAAFDLFHEILPVLNTFTSPRAWALAILGIDAYLTRFSGDLPVRRMGMTLTKKLLNLYEANRHYHQQNWVWVEDILAYDNARIPEAFIAASAWSELDGVLEAGLACAEWLFENCTNPENGHLSLIGNRGWWTRGKQKAQFDQQPVDAAAMVALAKRAYLVTNDKKWRERAEISFDWFLGKNDVGLPLVDEISGGCRDGITPLGINENMGAESTLSYLLASLDIASLYLSEKKEDIEEIGLLKVPNL; this is translated from the coding sequence TTGCGCAGAACGAAAGAATTCGTAGCCGAGGCAGTTCTAGCTGTCGTAAGCACATATGTTCCACGTCATTGTGGGATTGCTACATTCGCACGTGACTTAGTACATGCTTATTATTCCGTCCCGAAAATTCGAGCGAAACACGGTCCTATTGTTGCGGCGATTTCCGACCATTTCGGTGAATTTCATTATCCGAAAGAAGTTGCATACGAAATTCGGAAAGAGGTTGCGGATGATTATCGTGTGGCTGCGGAATTTTTGAGTCGTTCTCACGCGGACGTCATCAGCATTCAACACGAATACGGAATTTACGGGGGGGCTGACGGAGAACTGATTTTAGAGTTAGCGCATGCTTTGCGTAAACCTTACACAGTAACTTTGCATACCGTTCTTTCGAAACCCACTCCTAATCAACGCCGAGTCCTTCAGGAATTATGTGATGCCGCGACAATCGTCGTAACGATTTCGAAAGGGGCAATTCCTCTTTTGAAAGACATTTATAACATTGAAGTAGAGAAAATCGTTCATATCCCTCACGGCGCTCCGGATTTACCTTTTACCGACCCTGCTTATTATCAAGAAACTTTAGGTCTCACGGGGCGTTGGGTATTGATGACGTTTGGCCATCTCGGTCCCAGCAAAGGTATAGAAATGGCGCTTCATGCATTAGCGAAATTGGTGAAGGATATCCCTGATGTTACTTATCTCATCGTAGGTGCGACTCATCCCGAATTATTGAAACGCGAAGGTGAGAAGTATCGAGAAAGTTTGATAAAACTCGTCGAAGAATTGAATTTACAAGACCATGTTCAGTTCGTCAATCGTTATCTCGACGATGAAGAGTTGAAGCAATACATACAAGGAGCGGATATCTATATTTCACCTTATCCAGGTGAAGAACAAATTTCGTCAGGTCCATTAACTTACGCAGTCGCTGCTGGAAAAGCAATCATTTCTACTCCCTACGTTGCAGCAAAAGAAATGCTTTCGGATAATCGCGGAATACTCACTCCTTTCAACGACCCGGATGCATTGGCGGAGAATTTAAAGACTCTTATTCAAGACCAACTGCGCAGAGTGCGAATGCGTAAAGCAGCTTATAAGTACGGAAGAACTCTAACATGGGCGAATATCGGGAAAGCATACGCGGCGTTAGTGAATCAAATTTTTCAAAGTGGACGCGCCCCCGCAAGAGTTTTCTCCTTCGTTGGTGGGAAGCCGGCAAAGATTCGTTGGGATTATTTGAAATCTCTCTGCGACGAAACGGGAGTTTTTCAACATGCACGCTATACCATTCCCGACAGGTCGCACGGATACACCACCGATGATAACGCCAGGACGTTGATTGCAGGCTGCCACGATTATCTTCTCAATGGAGATTCGGAAATCAAAGAACTGATTCCACGCACATTGTCGTTTCTTCGTTATGCATATAACCCTGACAACGGAAGAGTTCGAAATTTCATGTCTTTCGAGAGATTCTGGTTGGAAGACATGGGCTCGGAAGACTCGCATGGAAGAACCGTTTGGGCAACCGGCTATGCGACAGCACACGCACCTAAAGGTTATGGCCAAAGAGCGGCGTTCGATTTATTTCACGAAATCTTGCCTGTGTTGAATACTTTCACCAGTCCGCGTGCTTGGGCATTAGCCATACTCGGCATAGACGCCTATCTAACGCGATTTAGCGGCGATTTGCCTGTGCGACGCATGGGGATGACGTTGACGAAAAAACTTCTAAATTTGTACGAAGCGAATCGTCATTATCATCAGCAGAATTGGGTTTGGGTGGAAGACATCTTGGCTTACGACAACGCGCGGATACCCGAAGCATTTATCGCTGCGTCTGCCTGGTCGGAGCTCGATGGTGTATTAGAAGCGGGCTTAGCGTGCGCAGAATGGCTTTTCGAAAATTGCACGAACCCTGAAAATGGACATTTATCGTTAATCGGAAATCGAGGATGGTGGACGCGAGGAAAACAAAAAGCACAGTTCGACCAACAGCCGGTAGACGCGGCAGCGATGGTTGCGTTAGCGAAACGAGCCTATTTGGTAACGAACGACAAAAAATGGCGAGAACGAGCAGAAATAAGTTTCGATTGGTTCTTAGGAAAAAACGATGTCGGACTTCCTCTCGTAGACGAAATAAGCGGAGGGTGCAGAGATGGAATAACACCTCTCGGCATCAATGAAAACATGGGTGCGGAGTCCACTCTCTCTTATCTATTAGCGTCCTTGGACATAGCAAGTCTTTATCTTTCGGAAAAGAAAGAAGACATCGAAGAAATCGGGTTATTGAAAGTTCCGAATCTCTAA
- a CDS encoding M14 family metallopeptidase — translation MPDISFHRYYRYEELTSLLRAYSQEFPTLVGLESIGKSFEGRDIWLVTVTDNSTGSHENKPAFWCDGNIHASEVSPSTAVLYLLHTLVTQFEKDEQITHALKTRTFYLVPRVNPDGAEWALADKPKIIRSSTRPYPYDEEDPYGLEREDIDGDGRILSMRIEDPNGAWKISEEEPRLMVRREPSETGGKYYRMMPEGRFYNFDPLRLRGRKIKEGLDLNRNFPSGWRLEYEQVGAGPYPTSEPEVRAIVQAITNRPNICGAVTFHTYSGVHLRPPSRMPDEDIPAEDLWNYQKIGDKGKELTGYPAISNYHEFRYHPKEVITGVFDDWMYEHRGVFAWTTEIWSPQREAGITDYKYIEWFREHPFEHDKMLLKWSDEKLGGKGYVDWYEFEHPQLGKVELGGWDGLYAWRNPPPEYLEREVARFPKWIVWQALLSPQLKTHRVELLRNGESTVIRFAVDNIGWLPTYITKIGLNRKLCRGVVGEIELPENMKLLSGLLREEGPQLEGRSHIPASTFGWIFQETDHRHVFEWSVKGKGRVKLTARHDRAGVVTETVEV, via the coding sequence ATGCCAGATATCTCCTTTCATCGTTATTACCGTTACGAAGAACTCACTTCATTACTCCGTGCCTACTCGCAGGAGTTCCCTACCCTCGTAGGACTCGAATCCATCGGCAAAAGTTTCGAAGGCAGAGACATTTGGCTCGTCACTGTTACTGACAATTCTACGGGTAGTCATGAGAATAAGCCTGCATTTTGGTGCGATGGGAACATTCATGCCAGCGAGGTCAGCCCCAGCACCGCAGTTCTCTATCTTCTGCACACTTTGGTTACACAATTCGAAAAAGACGAGCAGATCACCCATGCCTTGAAAACACGTACTTTTTATCTCGTTCCGAGAGTGAATCCAGATGGCGCAGAATGGGCGTTAGCCGATAAACCCAAAATCATTCGCAGTAGCACGCGCCCTTACCCTTACGACGAAGAAGACCCATACGGATTAGAACGGGAAGATATCGATGGTGATGGTCGCATTCTCAGTATGCGAATCGAAGACCCGAACGGAGCATGGAAAATCAGCGAGGAAGAACCGCGTTTGATGGTTCGACGCGAGCCATCGGAAACGGGGGGGAAATACTACCGGATGATGCCGGAGGGACGTTTTTACAATTTCGACCCCCTGCGTTTGAGAGGAAGAAAAATCAAAGAGGGTTTGGACCTGAATCGAAATTTCCCGAGTGGTTGGCGACTCGAATACGAACAGGTGGGGGCAGGACCTTATCCGACGAGCGAGCCGGAAGTCCGCGCAATAGTGCAAGCGATTACGAATCGTCCGAACATCTGCGGTGCGGTCACTTTTCATACCTATTCCGGTGTTCATCTGCGCCCCCCCAGCAGGATGCCGGATGAAGACATTCCCGCGGAAGATTTATGGAACTATCAAAAAATCGGCGATAAAGGAAAGGAATTGACCGGTTATCCCGCCATCAGCAATTATCACGAATTCCGTTATCATCCGAAAGAAGTTATTACAGGCGTTTTCGACGATTGGATGTACGAGCATCGCGGAGTTTTCGCTTGGACTACAGAAATATGGTCTCCGCAACGCGAAGCCGGAATCACGGACTATAAATATATCGAGTGGTTTCGCGAGCACCCCTTCGAGCACGATAAGATGCTTCTGAAATGGTCGGATGAAAAACTGGGTGGAAAAGGATATGTGGATTGGTACGAATTCGAACATCCACAACTCGGGAAAGTCGAGTTGGGCGGCTGGGATGGACTTTATGCATGGCGAAATCCCCCCCCAGAATATTTAGAGCGAGAAGTCGCTCGTTTTCCGAAATGGATTGTTTGGCAAGCACTGCTTTCTCCACAATTGAAAACGCACCGAGTGGAATTGCTTAGAAATGGCGAATCGACGGTGATACGCTTCGCTGTGGATAACATCGGCTGGCTTCCGACTTATATCACGAAAATAGGTTTGAACAGAAAACTTTGCAGAGGGGTGGTTGGTGAAATCGAACTTCCTGAAAATATGAAGTTGCTGTCGGGGCTTTTGCGTGAGGAAGGACCTCAATTAGAAGGGCGTTCTCACATACCCGCTTCGACTTTCGGATGGATTTTCCAAGAGACAGACCATCGGCACGTTTTCGAATGGTCGGTCAAAGGGAAAGGGCGCGTCAAATTAACAGCGCGCCATGACCGAGCCGGGGTTGTAACAGAAACTGTGGAAGTTTAG
- a CDS encoding M20/M25/M40 family metallo-hydrolase, with translation MRTLSRLLSLFSLVQFAILAWAYGDPAVITKIIEEGKNNNQVMNHLRYLTQEIGPRLTGSPNLQRACEWTLAKFKEFGLSNCHLEQWGEIPVGFERGKRQIARMVEPIVREFEFTTRAWSAGTNGLVRGQAVLEPRTMEELERVRPLLEGAWIVGRPASRVQSEEERELRQKINDALNAAGIAGRVVSSRSELVITSGSFRNLDYNNLPKDVSITIRKSDYDAIVEQIIKGKKVVLEFDIENRFIKGPVPVYNVIAEIPGTEKPDEIVIVGGHLDSWDGPGSQGCCDNGTGTMCALEAARLLMVSGAKPKRTIRFILFTGEEQGLLGSLAYVNQHANELDKISAVFIDDGGTNYCGGLTCIEPMAEILKHATDPVNQAFPEMQVKIQTVPQMPRGGGSDHVSFNQKGVPGFFWHEVGRANYTYVHHTQYDRYEQAIPEYLMQSSVAAAVTAYNMACAETLLPREKRTGMPQSRLASFIPMF, from the coding sequence ATGCGTACACTAAGCCGGCTTTTATCGCTTTTCTCGCTCGTCCAGTTTGCCATCCTCGCTTGGGCTTATGGTGACCCAGCCGTCATCACGAAAATCATCGAGGAAGGGAAAAACAACAATCAAGTCATGAACCATCTCCGCTATCTCACGCAAGAAATCGGTCCGCGCCTCACAGGTTCGCCGAATTTGCAGCGGGCATGCGAGTGGACATTGGCTAAGTTCAAAGAATTCGGGCTTTCGAATTGCCATTTAGAGCAATGGGGCGAAATTCCGGTCGGCTTCGAAAGAGGGAAAAGGCAGATTGCGCGAATGGTCGAACCGATCGTTCGCGAATTCGAATTCACGACACGCGCCTGGTCGGCAGGGACGAACGGTCTCGTGCGAGGGCAAGCCGTGCTCGAGCCGAGAACGATGGAAGAACTCGAGCGAGTGCGTCCTCTTCTGGAAGGCGCATGGATAGTCGGACGCCCTGCGTCACGCGTGCAATCCGAGGAAGAAAGAGAATTGCGACAAAAAATCAACGATGCATTGAATGCCGCGGGAATCGCCGGTCGTGTCGTTTCCTCGCGAAGCGAATTGGTCATCACCAGTGGAAGTTTTCGCAATCTGGATTACAATAACCTGCCTAAAGACGTTTCCATCACGATTCGAAAAAGCGATTACGACGCGATCGTCGAGCAAATCATCAAAGGGAAAAAGGTCGTTTTAGAATTCGACATCGAAAACCGATTCATCAAAGGACCTGTTCCCGTATACAACGTGATTGCTGAAATACCTGGCACGGAAAAACCGGACGAAATCGTAATCGTGGGGGGGCATTTGGATAGTTGGGATGGACCTGGTTCGCAGGGATGCTGCGATAACGGTACGGGGACTATGTGTGCATTGGAAGCGGCGCGGTTGCTGATGGTTTCAGGCGCAAAACCGAAACGCACGATTCGCTTCATTCTTTTCACCGGCGAGGAACAAGGTTTGCTGGGTTCTCTCGCCTACGTCAATCAGCACGCTAACGAACTCGACAAAATTTCGGCTGTGTTCATTGACGACGGAGGGACGAATTATTGCGGTGGGCTAACGTGCATCGAACCGATGGCGGAAATCCTGAAACACGCAACAGACCCCGTAAATCAAGCCTTTCCGGAAATGCAGGTTAAAATTCAAACCGTACCGCAAATGCCTCGGGGGGGCGGAAGCGACCATGTATCTTTCAATCAAAAAGGCGTTCCGGGGTTTTTCTGGCATGAAGTGGGTCGCGCGAATTACACTTACGTGCATCACACTCAATACGATAGATACGAGCAAGCGATTCCGGAATATTTGATGCAATCTTCTGTAGCCGCTGCTGTTACCGCATACAACATGGCTTGCGCAGAAACGCTTTTACCGAGAGAAAAACGGACAGGAATGCCGCAATCGAGATTAGCCTCTTTCATACCGATGTTTTAA
- the recR gene encoding recombination mediator RecR, whose amino-acid sequence MIYSKPLANLIAQLEKLPGIGPKSAQRLAYYFLRQPEEAVIQLADALREARTKIRLCSKCQGFSEHEVCELCSDPDRDSSILCIVAEAKDVSAIERMNKFNGLYHVLHGVLSPMDGVGPEQLKIRELLARIEGGHIKEVIIATNPTVEGDATALYLAQLLKPLDISVTRLAHGIPVGGDLDFADQATLLSAFEYRREL is encoded by the coding sequence ATGATTTACTCGAAACCTTTAGCGAATCTCATCGCACAACTCGAAAAACTCCCTGGAATCGGACCGAAATCAGCACAGCGTCTGGCTTACTATTTTTTGCGTCAGCCCGAAGAAGCGGTAATCCAGCTTGCCGATGCGCTTCGTGAGGCGCGAACGAAGATTCGTTTATGCTCGAAATGCCAAGGTTTCAGCGAGCACGAAGTCTGCGAACTTTGTTCCGATCCCGATAGGGATTCTTCCATTCTTTGCATCGTGGCGGAGGCGAAGGACGTATCTGCCATCGAACGGATGAACAAGTTCAATGGGCTTTATCACGTGTTACACGGGGTTTTGAGCCCTATGGACGGAGTGGGTCCAGAGCAGTTAAAGATTCGAGAACTTTTGGCTCGCATCGAGGGGGGGCACATAAAGGAAGTGATTATCGCGACGAATCCTACGGTGGAAGGGGATGCCACCGCTTTGTATCTCGCACAACTGCTGAAACCGCTCGATATTTCCGTCACGCGATTGGCGCACGGAATCCCCGTGGGGGGGGATTTGGACTTCGCAGACCAAGCGACCCTTTTGAGCGCATTCGAGTACCGACGGGAACTGTAG
- a CDS encoding YbaB/EbfC family nucleoid-associated protein: MKLPKGLGNLGSLMQQAKETMARAQRIEEELKLEEIEVEKANIKAKFNGAGELLSIKIPPEMVNPNDVETLEDAITLVLREGQAKVNELREKRMKELATGLNLPPGVNPF; the protein is encoded by the coding sequence ATGAAACTTCCGAAAGGTCTCGGTAATTTAGGTTCTTTGATGCAGCAAGCGAAAGAAACGATGGCTCGTGCTCAGCGCATCGAAGAAGAATTGAAATTAGAAGAAATCGAAGTCGAAAAAGCGAATATCAAAGCGAAGTTCAATGGAGCCGGAGAACTGTTGTCTATCAAAATTCCTCCGGAAATGGTGAATCCGAATGATGTAGAAACTTTGGAGGACGCGATAACATTAGTGTTGCGTGAGGGTCAGGCAAAAGTTAACGAACTTCGTGAAAAACGCATGAAAGAATTAGCGACAGGATTGAATCTTCCACCTGGAGTGAATCCGTTTTGA
- the dnaX gene encoding DNA polymerase III subunit gamma/tau, translating into MYVALYRKYRSQTFSDIIGQEHVTKVLQSAIASGRIAHAYLFTGPRGTGKTSTARVFAKALNCEKGPAQEPCNECKLCEAITSGAGGDVIELDAASEAGVDEVREHIVDRSRYAPMEGRYKVYIIDEAHDLSSKAFDALLKTLEEPPPHVLFILATTEFNRVPLTIRSRCQRFEFRRGSIQELVQRLDYICKQEGLEAEPAALTLIARMADGAYRDALTLLEQAVVTSDSKITAKDVVQQLGLLDEEVANAMLVAASEGNIRELLASANEAISSGKEPREILESLLFRLSDLTYTAFQVTKQESIDTTQRASNHALVQQIGKEKILEYRAILSDAHREIRTASLPRLALEVTLVRLAEVGKENLSEIEKPSLNIAKEEKTQRENPHKETTYEPPDEKLSQTSSAVVADSANIHALWERTVETLKSKFKSAGAMMAHTSVVGMEERCFIVAFTNRFQYDRFMKSQNMQKAVKDEFMSIVGNTDYDIRYVFDDKPRAVVSQVESPLAGEPLARAVEEVLQVKPE; encoded by the coding sequence TTGTACGTCGCGCTTTATAGGAAATATCGCAGTCAGACATTTTCCGACATCATCGGGCAAGAACACGTTACGAAAGTGCTCCAATCGGCTATCGCGTCTGGACGCATAGCGCACGCTTATTTGTTTACGGGACCGAGAGGTACGGGAAAAACCAGCACGGCGCGTGTTTTCGCAAAAGCATTGAATTGCGAGAAAGGTCCTGCACAAGAACCTTGCAACGAATGCAAACTTTGTGAAGCGATTACTTCAGGCGCAGGTGGGGACGTGATTGAATTGGATGCCGCGAGCGAGGCGGGTGTGGATGAAGTTCGAGAGCACATCGTAGATAGATCTCGCTATGCTCCTATGGAGGGAAGGTACAAGGTTTATATTATTGACGAAGCGCACGATTTATCCTCGAAAGCGTTCGATGCGCTTTTGAAAACTCTCGAAGAGCCCCCCCCTCATGTTCTGTTTATTCTGGCGACGACGGAGTTCAATCGCGTTCCTTTGACCATTCGCAGCCGATGTCAACGATTCGAGTTTCGCAGAGGCTCCATTCAAGAACTCGTGCAAAGACTGGATTATATTTGCAAACAGGAAGGTCTGGAGGCAGAGCCTGCTGCGCTTACGCTCATTGCGAGGATGGCAGATGGAGCCTACCGCGATGCGTTGACACTGTTGGAGCAAGCAGTCGTCACTTCCGATTCGAAAATAACCGCTAAGGATGTCGTACAGCAACTCGGTCTTTTGGATGAAGAGGTTGCGAACGCAATGCTCGTCGCAGCATCGGAAGGGAATATCCGAGAGTTACTTGCGAGCGCAAATGAAGCGATAAGCAGTGGGAAAGAGCCACGCGAGATTTTAGAAAGTTTGCTCTTTCGTTTGAGCGACCTTACCTACACGGCATTTCAAGTTACTAAACAAGAAAGTATTGATACGACACAACGCGCCTCCAACCACGCTCTCGTGCAACAAATCGGCAAAGAAAAGATTCTCGAGTATCGAGCCATTCTCTCCGATGCGCATCGGGAGATTCGCACGGCGAGTTTGCCTCGCTTAGCATTGGAAGTAACTTTGGTTCGTTTAGCTGAGGTGGGAAAAGAGAATTTGAGTGAAATCGAAAAACCTTCCCTCAACATCGCAAAGGAAGAAAAAACGCAGCGAGAAAACCCTCATAAAGAAACGACTTACGAACCTCCCGACGAAAAACTATCGCAAACTTCCTCTGCTGTAGTTGCGGATTCAGCGAATATCCATGCTCTTTGGGAAAGAACAGTGGAGACCCTCAAATCGAAATTCAAATCCGCAGGGGCAATGATGGCACACACGAGCGTAGTGGGAATGGAAGAACGTTGTTTCATCGTTGCTTTTACGAATCGTTTTCAATATGATCGCTTTATGAAGAGTCAAAACATGCAAAAGGCGGTTAAGGATGAATTTATGAGTATCGTGGGGAATACAGATTACGATATTCGTTATGTTTTCGACGATAAGCCTCGTGCGGTAGTTTCTCAGGTAGAATCTCCACTCGCAGGCGAGCCGCTCGCCCGTGCGGTCGAAGAGGTATTACAAGTTAAACCGGAGTAA
- a CDS encoding tetratricopeptide repeat protein, with the protein MSKKARLILFIVFLFLLQGAVSKVMFPIWKKNYSAGNVGVTPGLTPDQLLASLSGLRQFVAGLLWVQADEYFDSGQFDAVLPMIRIVTWLDPRQIEVYSTGAWHIAYNFTDDQSRSDRRYIPLALRLVQEGITQNPDTYRLYHEMGWLYYHKVDDDYDKAVRWFQESVKHPDVLPYLRSILSSAYLKAGRLDDAMKWYWEIEKYATKEYEKTGDEYMRILKDNMSQNLNNLLVRMAARGVFARRDGVYDKMPYDTHNPVDLNFTVKIEMIQPRVMRVTGTWGIPTTGARIRIVLREADYELKWDPAPSLDFDFDKGRTYMQDSLYTLNNRFDRKIDMSRNPTMYPFKADKYIVEFFYSPRMAPPHIQDKLGWDGEGMTDKRYLRTDIRPGVRCLYARFEVPRDFIEKRGNYKYSAVLKSPGYVDVVTRGEEDVIRRESLRD; encoded by the coding sequence ATGTCGAAGAAGGCGCGCTTAATTTTATTTATCGTCTTCTTGTTTCTTTTGCAAGGCGCTGTTTCTAAAGTGATGTTTCCGATTTGGAAAAAAAACTACAGCGCAGGAAATGTAGGAGTTACTCCCGGATTGACACCCGACCAACTTTTGGCATCCCTAAGCGGATTGCGGCAATTCGTTGCAGGTTTGCTTTGGGTGCAAGCGGATGAATATTTCGATAGCGGACAATTCGATGCTGTGCTCCCTATGATTCGCATCGTTACATGGCTCGATCCTCGTCAAATCGAGGTGTATTCCACAGGGGCATGGCACATCGCATACAACTTCACGGATGACCAAAGCCGCTCCGATAGACGGTATATCCCTTTAGCGTTGCGATTAGTACAAGAAGGAATAACCCAAAACCCCGATACGTATCGCCTCTATCATGAAATGGGCTGGCTTTATTATCACAAAGTAGACGACGATTACGATAAAGCCGTACGATGGTTTCAGGAATCCGTGAAACATCCTGATGTGCTTCCTTATTTGAGGAGTATTTTATCGAGCGCATATTTGAAGGCTGGGCGATTAGACGATGCCATGAAATGGTATTGGGAAATCGAAAAATACGCAACGAAAGAGTACGAGAAAACCGGTGATGAATACATGCGCATCCTCAAAGACAACATGTCGCAGAATCTGAACAATTTGCTCGTACGTATGGCTGCGCGAGGCGTTTTCGCGAGAAGAGACGGTGTCTACGACAAGATGCCATACGACACCCACAATCCTGTGGATTTGAATTTCACGGTGAAAATCGAAATGATTCAGCCTCGCGTGATGCGCGTAACAGGAACTTGGGGAATTCCCACTACAGGTGCACGTATCCGGATTGTTTTGCGCGAAGCGGACTACGAATTGAAATGGGACCCTGCACCGAGTTTGGATTTCGATTTCGATAAGGGACGAACATATATGCAGGATTCTCTTTATACGCTGAACAACCGTTTCGATAGAAAAATCGATATGAGTCGCAATCCCACGATGTATCCGTTCAAGGCGGACAAATACATCGTCGAATTTTTCTATTCTCCTCGCATGGCGCCGCCTCATATTCAAGATAAACTCGGATGGGATGGTGAAGGAATGACGGATAAGCGATATCTACGAACGGATATTCGCCCCGGAGTGCGTTGTTTGTATGCTCGCTTCGAAGTGCCACGCGATTTTATCGAAAAACGAGGGAATTACAAATATTCTGCAGTATTGAAATCTCCGGGATATGTGGATGTCGTAACTCGTGGCGAGGAAGATGTTATTCGACGCGAAAGTTTAAGAGATTAA
- a CDS encoding ABC transporter permease translates to MNQVFAIAGTTLGEAIRRRVLLIILFVGLAFMIIAPSLSELTPRGERHVLITMTLAVLRITAAILAVTLTVYLIPNEIERRTIYTILSKPVQRYQFLLGKYLGSVAALTLMIALMTIVLLAAFLFYQGARSDIAPIVRSAIMFIFQMSLLAAVAMFFSTFVTPVVNFFLTGFVYIFGTLMNPIFENLTTKGQSTLVKGFAWVAHYIIPNFQNLDVTPGAAIEAAQQLRGSELNFMMYGVVYSFTYIGILLALSVLVFDRREV, encoded by the coding sequence ATGAACCAAGTATTCGCTATAGCAGGAACGACTCTCGGAGAAGCGATTCGAAGGAGAGTCTTATTGATTATTCTTTTCGTAGGTTTGGCATTTATGATTATTGCGCCGAGCCTCAGTGAACTCACCCCGCGAGGAGAGCGCCATGTTTTGATTACGATGACGTTGGCTGTGCTTCGCATTACCGCCGCAATCCTGGCGGTAACACTCACGGTGTATTTGATACCGAACGAAATCGAAAGACGCACGATTTACACGATTCTTTCGAAACCCGTGCAGCGTTATCAGTTTTTGCTCGGAAAATATTTAGGCAGTGTCGCCGCTTTGACCCTTATGATTGCTCTGATGACGATCGTGCTTCTGGCGGCGTTTCTGTTTTATCAAGGTGCGAGGTCGGATATTGCGCCCATCGTTCGCTCGGCAATCATGTTTATCTTTCAAATGAGTTTGTTGGCAGCCGTAGCGATGTTTTTCTCCACGTTCGTAACTCCTGTCGTGAATTTCTTCCTTACTGGGTTCGTGTACATATTTGGCACCCTTATGAATCCCATTTTCGAGAATCTAACGACTAAAGGTCAATCCACGCTCGTGAAAGGGTTCGCTTGGGTAGCGCATTACATCATCCCGAATTTTCAGAATTTAGACGTTACGCCCGGTGCTGCAATCGAAGCGGCGCAACAGTTGCGAGGAAGCGAATTAAACTTTATGATGTATGGTGTCGTGTATTCGTTCACCTATATCGGTATTTTGCTCGCATTATCCGTATTAGTGTTCGATCGTCGAGAGGTTTAG